One Euphorbia lathyris chromosome 1, ddEupLath1.1, whole genome shotgun sequence DNA segment encodes these proteins:
- the LOC136206612 gene encoding plasma membrane-associated cation-binding protein 1: MGYWKSKVLPAINKVFKKDPAKKTAAAEACKSFDESKEEINKEFEEKKGELEPKVVEIYEASSTEIKALVKDPKDSGLKKHSTLVQKFLEELVKIEFPGSKAVAEASSKFGANYVSGPVVFIFEKVSSFIVVPVVEKEAAVEEGDKKQPEPEAETAQVLEEEPPAKVEEAAQPSKA, translated from the exons ATGGGTTACTGGAAATCAAAGGTTCTCCCAGCCATTAACAAGGTTTTCAAGAAAGATCctgccaagaaaactgctgctGCTGAAGCTTGCAAATCCTTTGATGAATCCaag gAAGAAATAAACAAGGAGTTTGAGGAGAAGAAGGGTGAGCTTGAACCTAAAGTTGTAGAAATTTATGAAGCTTCATCAACTGAAATCAAG GCCTTAGTTAAGGATCCTAAAGACTCAGGATTAAAGAAGCACTCCACCTTAGTTCAAAAGTTCCTTGAGGAGCTTGTCAAAATTG AATTCCCAGGATCAAAAGCAGTAGCAGAAGCAAGTTCAAAGTTTGGAGCAAACTATGTGTCAGGGCCAGTTGTGTTTATATTTGAGAAAGTTTCCAGTTTTATTGTGGTGCCGGTGGTGGAGAAGGAAGCAGCAGTGGAGGAGGGAGACAAGAAACAACCGGAGCCTGAGGCAGAGACTGCTCAAGTACTGGAGGAGGAACCGCCAGCCAAGGTGGAGGAAGCTGCTCAACCATCAAAGGCTTGA